One stretch of Pandoraea oxalativorans DNA includes these proteins:
- the erpA gene encoding iron-sulfur cluster insertion protein ErpA, whose translation MSALLEDAVTEMPAFLVFTDSAADKVKQLIDEEGNPDLKLRVFVQGGGCSGFQYGFTFDEDVNEDDTVLDKNGVSLLIDSMSYQYLVGAEIDYKEDINGAQFVIKNPNASTTCGCGSSFSV comes from the coding sequence ATGAGCGCACTGCTTGAGGACGCCGTCACGGAAATGCCCGCATTCCTGGTCTTTACCGACAGCGCTGCGGACAAGGTCAAGCAACTGATCGACGAAGAAGGCAACCCGGACCTGAAACTGCGCGTTTTCGTGCAAGGTGGCGGTTGCTCGGGCTTCCAGTATGGTTTCACCTTCGACGAAGACGTTAACGAAGACGATACCGTGCTCGACAAGAACGGCGTATCGCTGCTGATCGACTCGATGAGCTATCAATACCTCGTCGGCGCCGAGATTGACTACAAGGAAGACATCAACGGCGCGCAGTTCGTGATCAAGAACCCGAACGCATCCACGACTTGTGGCTGCGGTTCTTCGTTCTCGGTCTGA